A genomic segment from Maniola hyperantus chromosome 4, iAphHyp1.2, whole genome shotgun sequence encodes:
- the LOC138402294 gene encoding uncharacterized protein gives MENTLGLVEEKSLAEDEWPTGKSVVSLAAIRVYQKQDESREQMNQANLVVIPQQRIHTDRPTVPATLMEKLSYYRAFTSSSSKIEMLCMQQNNVNRFTWFYISNALCKSLSMTYVYIFLSAYAPDHHLFVPKMVPIFYGLNWINVISARFLVQTMSYNTAFHFYYAIAGVIFRTPWNRHEVNNVNAAGLVTSSLSCVRARCRTWEY, from the exons ATGGAGAATACTTTGGGACTTGTTGAGGAGAAAAGTTTGGCTGAGGATGAATGGCCGACGGGGAAGAGCGTTGTATCTTTGGCGGCGATTCGGGTATACCAGAAGCAAGATGAATCACGGGAGCAGATGAATCAAGCGAATTTAGTAGTTATACCACAG CAAAgaatacacacagacagaccaACCGTTCCTGCTACGCTTATGGAGAAACTGTCATACTACAGAGCGTTCACTTCTTCTTCGAGTAAGATAGAAATGCTGTGCATGCAGCAGAATAATGTTAATAG GTTTACATGGTTTTACATATCCAATGCTCTCTGCAAAAGTCTTTCTATGACATACGTTTATATTTTCCTAAGCGCCTACGCACCGGATCATCATTTATTTGTGCCAAAAATGGTGCCTATATTTTATG GTTTAAACTGGATTAACGTAATCAGTGCTAGATTCCTCGTCCAAACTATGTCGTACAACACggcttttcatttttattacgcTATAGCTGGAGTGATCTTCAGGACTCCCTGGAATAG gcacgaggtaaataatgttaacgcGGCAGGGCTCGTGACGAGCTCGCTGTCTTGCGTGCGTGCACGTTGTCGAACATGGGAGTACTGA